From the Platichthys flesus chromosome 6, fPlaFle2.1, whole genome shotgun sequence genome, one window contains:
- the hsp90b1 gene encoding endoplasmin produces MKRVWLPALLFALLAFAAVKAEDELDVDGVVEEDLGKSRDGSRTDDEVVQREEEAIQLDGLNAAQIKDIRDKSEKHVFQAEVNRMMKLIINSLYKNKEIFLRELISNASDALDKIRLMSLTNEDAMASNEELTIKIKSDKEKNMLHITDTGVGMTKEELVKNLGTIAKSGTSEFLSKMTDSQSEAESSSELIGQFGVGFYSAFLVADKVIVTTKHNNGTQHIWESDSNEFSVVEDPRGDTLGRGTTITLVLKEEASDYLELETIKNLIKKYSQFINFPIYLWASKTETVEEPIEEDAEATDEPEKEAAEEEAEVEEEEEDKDKPKTKKVEKTVWDWELMNDIKPIWQRQAKEVEEDEYKAFYKTFSKDTEDPLAHIHFTAEGEVTFKSILFVPTAAPRGLFDEYGSKKNDYIKLFVRRVFITDDFNDMMPKYLNFVKGVVDSDDLPLNVSRETLQQHKLLKVIRKKLVRKTLDMIKKIAEDTYNEKFWKEFGTNIKLGVIEDHSNRTRLAKLLRFQTSNSETVQASLEEYVERMKEKQDKIYFMAGTSRKEAEASPFVERLLKKGYEVIYLTEPVDEYCVQALPEFDGKRFQNVAKEGIKFDESDMAKEKRETLEKSFEPLTTWLKDKALKDKIEKAVLSQRLTNSPCALVASQYGWSGNMERIMKAQAYQTGKDISTNYYASQKKTLEINPKHPLIKQMLNRVNDDAEDQTASDLAVVLFETATLRSGYQLVDTKSYGDRIERMLRLSMNVPLDEQVEEEPEEEPEEEPEEEPAEDDSEDKDEILDDDEDEERTKSDKDEL; encoded by the exons ATGAAACGAGTCTGGCTCCCAGCGCTGCTTTTCGCCCTCTTAGCCTTCG ctgctgtgaagGCAGAGGATGAACTTGACGTAGATGGCGTAGTAGAGGAGGACCTGGGTAAAAGCAGGGATGGCTCCAGGACAGATGATGAGGTGGTGCAGAG agaggaggaggctaTCCAGCTGGATGGGCTGAATGCAGCTCAGATTAAGGATATAAGAGACAAGTCAGAAAAACACGTCTTCCAGGCGGAAGTCAACCGTATGATGAAGCTGATTATCAACTCCCTCTACAAGAACAAGGAG ATTTTCCTTAGGGAGCTGATTTCAAATGCATCAGATGCTTTAGATAAGATTCGCCTGATGTCTCTCACCAATGAAGATGCAATGGCCTCCAATGAAGAGCTGACCATCAAAATAAAG TCTGATAAAGAGAAGAACATGCTACACATCACTGACACTGGCGTTGGAATGACCAAAGAAGAGCTGGTGAAGAACTTGGGCACCATCGCCAAGTCCGGCACCAGCGAGTTCCTCAGCAAGATGACAGATTCGCAGTCTGAGGCAGAGTCCAGCTCAGAGCTGATTGGACAGTTTGGTGTGGGTTTCTACTCCGCTTTCCTGGTTGCTGACAAGGTCATTGTGACAACAAAGCACAACAACGGCACTCAGCACATCTGGGAATCGGACTCCAACGAGTTTTCCGTTGTCGAGGACCCCCGCGGGGACACGCTCGGCAGAGGAACCACCATCAC GCTCGTCCTGAAAGAGGAGGCCTCAGACTATCTGGAGCTTGAGACCATCAAGAACCTCATCAAGAAATACTCTCAGTTCATCAACTTCCCCATCTACCTATGGGCCAGCAAG ACTGAGACAGTTGAGGAGCCCATCGAGGAAGATGCTGAGGCAACAGATGAACCAGAGAAAGAGGCAGccgaagaggaggctgaggtagaagaggaggaagaggacaaagaCAAACCAAAGACAAAGAAG GTTGAGAAGACCGTGTGGGACTGGGAGCTGATGAATGATATCAAACCCATCTGGCAGAGACAAGCTAAGGAGGTTGAGGAGGATGAATACAAAGCTTTCTACAAGACCTTCTCTAAG GACACTGAAGACCCTCTGGCGCACATCCACTTCACAGCTGAGGGTGAGGTCACCTTTAAGTCGATCCTCTTTGTGCCAACTGCAGCTCCCCGCGGCCTGTTTGATGAGTACGGCTCCAAGAAGAACGACTACATTAAG CTATTTGTCAGAAGAGTTTTCATCACAGACGATTTCAACGACATGATGCCCAAGTACCTGAACTTCGTCAAGGGAGTG GTTGACTCTGATGACCTCCCCCTGAATGTGTCCAGAgagactctgcagcagcacaaactgcTCAAG GTGATTCGTAAGAAACTGGTGCGTAAGACTTTGGACATGATCAAGAAGATCGCAGAGGACACGTACAATGAGAAGTTCTGGAAGGAGTTTGGAACCAACATCAAGCTGGGTGTCATTGAGGATCACTCCAACAGGACCCGACTGGCCAAACTGCTGCGTTTCCAGACCTCCAACAGTGAGACAGTCCAGGCCAGCCTGGAGGAGTATGTTGAGCGCATGAAGGAGAAGCAGGACAAGATCTACTTCATGGCTGGAACCAGCAGGAAAGAG GCTGAGGCTTCTCCTTTCGTCGAGAGGCTGCTGAAAAAGGGCTATGAGGTTATTTACCTGACTGAGCCTGTGGATGAGTACTGCGTTCAGGCGCTGCCCGAGTTTGATGGAAAACGTTTCCAGAACGTGGCAAAGGAGGGCATCAAATTCGACGAGAGCGATATGGCCAAGGAAAAGCGGGAGACCCTGGAGAAGAGCTTTGAGCCTCTGACTACCTGGCTGAAGGACAAGGCCCTGAAGGACAAG ATTGAGAAGGCCGTCCTCTCTCAGAGGCTGACCAACTCACCTTGCGCTCTGGTTGCCAGTCAGTACGGCTGGTCAGGAAACATGGAGAGGATCATGAAGGCACAAGCGTACCAGACAGGAAAAGACATTTCCACAAA ctATTATGCCAGCCAGAAGAAAACATTAGAAATCAACCCTAAACACCCTCTCATCAAGCAGATGCTCAACAGAGTAAAT GATGACGCTGAGGACCAGACTGCATCAGATCTGGCCGTGGTTCTGTTTGAGACAGCCACGCTGCGCTCAGGCTACCAGCTGGTGGACACAAAGTCTTACGGAGACAGGATAGAGCGCATGCTTCGACTCAGCATGAATGTACCTCTGGATGAACAG GTTGAAGAAGAaccagaggaggagccagaggaggagccagaggaggagccAGCCGAGGACGACTCTGAAGATAAAGATGAAATCTTAGACgacgatgaagatgaagaaagg ACAAAATCTGACAAAGATGAACTGTGA